The Steroidobacteraceae bacterium genomic interval AGCGAATACCCATTCGAGTGCGGGCCGGAGGAAGCGAGACCGATGACGAGGTCTCCTGCAGCGACTTTGGAGCCATCGATGATGGCGCTGCGCTCTACGATGCCGACGCAGAATCCGGCGAGGTCGTAATCGCCACGCTGGTACATGCCCGGCATTTCCGCGGTCTCGCCGCCAACCAGGGCGGCGCCGGCCCGTTTGCAGCCTTCGGCGATGCCATGGATCACATCGGCCGCGACGTCGACGTCGAGCCTCGCCGTGGCGTAGTAGTCGAGAAAGAACAGCGGTTCGGCACCGCAGACCGCGACATCGTTGGCGCACATGGCGACCAGATCGATGCCGATGCTGCCGTGGCGGTTGTGATCGATAGCGAGGCGCAGTTTGGTACCGACGCCGTCGGTTCCCGAGACCAGGACCGGCTCGCGGAAGCGCTCGAGTGGAACTCGGACCAGCGCGCCAAATCCGCCAAGTCCGCCCATGACCTCGGGGCGCAACGTACTGCGCGCGGCGGGTTTGATGCGTTCGACCAGCGCATCGCCGGCATCGATGTCGACACCTGCGTCGCGATAGCTCAGGTTCTTCGGTGTTGTCACGTCGGCCTTTGCGGTTGTAGTCCGGGGCGCCCGAAGGCGCGGCATTCGGGCGGCGCTATTGTACAAACGTCGGCTGCATCGCGGCAGGGATTCGGGATCGCCGGACAGGTGCTCTGGTAATATTGGCGGCAAGGGTCGGATCCGCCAACGTGAAGCACCTGCCTAATCTCATCTGCCTGCTGCGCATCGCGCTGATCTGGCCGATCGTCCTGTCCCTGCAGGCGGGCGAACACGTGCGTGTCGTGGTTCTGTTCCTCGTCGCAGCGATTTCGGACGGGCTGGACGGTTTCCTCGCCAAGCGGTTCGGCTGGGCGTCCGACCTCGGAAGGTTTCTCGATCCGTTGGCGGACAAGCTGTTGCTGGTCACGGTATTCGTCGTGGCGACCTGGAATGGGCTCATTCCGTGGTGGCTCACGGTCGCCGCCGTGGCGCGGGATTTCATCATCGGATTGGGTGCGCTCGTCTATCGCCTGTGGTTCGGGCCGCTGCATGGCCGACCCACCATAGTCAGCAAGATCAATACGCTGGTTCAGTTCTCCTGCCTGGTGGCTGCCATCCTGGCGGCCGCATGGCATTGGCCGCCGCGCGAACTGCAGGACGCGTTGTTCGTGTTTG includes:
- the purM gene encoding phosphoribosylformylglycinamidine cyclo-ligase, encoding MTTPKNLSYRDAGVDIDAGDALVERIKPAARSTLRPEVMGGLGGFGALVRVPLERFREPVLVSGTDGVGTKLRLAIDHNRHGSIGIDLVAMCANDVAVCGAEPLFFLDYYATARLDVDVAADVIHGIAEGCKRAGAALVGGETAEMPGMYQRGDYDLAGFCVGIVERSAIIDGSKVAAGDLVIGLASSGPHSNGYSLIRKVLEVGNHDPHQDLAGRRLIDRLLEPTRIYTRSMLAIARQLPVHGFAHITGGGLTENIPRVLPASLDARLDRSAWPANPLFDWLARNGNIATGEMYRTFNCGIGMVCIVAPGDASRAVELLVDEGEDARIIGQVAPGNGSVIITE
- a CDS encoding CDP-alcohol phosphatidyltransferase family protein, whose translation is MKHLPNLICLLRIALIWPIVLSLQAGEHVRVVVLFLVAAISDGLDGFLAKRFGWASDLGRFLDPLADKLLLVTVFVVATWNGLIPWWLTVAAVARDFIIGLGALVYRLWFGPLHGRPTIVSKINTLVQFSCLVAAILAAAWHWPPRELQDALFVFAFVLSIASGIDYLARFVGRAWRAPAATL